A genomic stretch from Penicillium digitatum chromosome 4, complete sequence includes:
- a CDS encoding DsDNA-dependent ATPase Rad54, putative, with translation MPHWAASYCGTRQFGVWEPQVNTRRVVNSHLPRHNFRTIVQQELGVSVLSILGSMYRQRPTGGDDSVKTPLQPKSVNTQNSIDRLVRPFKCPGTATPTRTSEKPSRKRRKVNYANADGSVEDGEEKPYTNDDRLALETREANKFPAYKPKDKDVAFRARFQVPLINKAVGEYSSGRVAPTLGMRRGATFVVKPLHDPSGEFAIVLYDPTVDDVAEEPAPKSLEAPTEDTPKSDEPIMHKSLADILGLKKDVEDRPKVPVVIDPRLCKVLRPHQIEGVKFLYRCVTGLVDKNANGCIMADGMGLGKTLQCITLMWTLLKQSSEAGKTTIQKCVIACPSSLVGNWANELVKWLGKDATTPFAIDGKATKAELITQIKQWAIASGRGIVRPVLIVSYETLRMYADTLNDTPIGLLLCDEGHRLKNKESLTWTALNQLNVTRRVILSGTPIQNDLSEYFALLHFANPNLLGSQAEFRKRFELPILRGRDAAGTDEEKKLGDERLQELSGIVNKFIIRRTNELLSKYLPVKYEHVVFCNMSQFQRGLYNHFIKSPEIQSLLRGKGSQPLKAIGLLKKLCNHPDLLDLANDLPGCEHTFPEDYSPPDTRGRDREIKSWYSGKMMVLDRMLARIRQDTNDKIVLISNYTQTLDLFEKLCRSRGYGSLRLDGTMNIKKRTKLVDKFNDPDGQEFVFLLSSKAGGCGLNLIGANRLVLFDPDWNPAADQQALARVWRDGQKKDCFVYRFIATGSIEEKIFQRQSHKQSLSSCVVDSAEDVERHFSLDSLRELFQFKPDTRSDTHDTFKCKRCRPDGSQYIKAPAMMYGDTSSWNHFVNTGEKGPLNQIQDLLLRQETGEQDVSAIFQYISH, from the exons ATGCCCCATTGGGCGGCCAGTTATTGTGGGACGCGGCAGTTTGGTGTTTGGGAGCCTCAAGTGAACACGCGACGCGTCGTCAACTCGCACTTGCCTCGCCACAACTTTAGGACCATTGTACAGCAGGAGCTTGGTGTATCTGTTCTGTCTATTCTGGGATCAAT GTATCGACAACGTCCGACTGGTGGCGACGACAGCGTCAAGACCCCTTTACAACCGAAATCCGTGAATACTCAGAATTCGATCGACCGACTTGTGAGGCCATTCAAGTGTCCGGGGACTGCAACACCGACTCGGACATCTGAAAAACCATCGAGGAAGAGACGAAAGGTCAACTACGCCAACGCCGATGGAAGCGTGGAGGATGGAGAGGAGAAGCCATACACGAACGACGACCGGCTCGCTTTGGAAACAAGAGAGGCCAACAAATTCCCCGCTTACAAACCAAAGGACAAAGATGTAGCGTTCAGGGCACGCTTCCAGGTTCCGCTCATCAATAAAGCCGTCGGCGAGTACAGTTCCGGTCGGGTGGCTCCGACGTTGGGGATGCGGCGAGGCGCGACATTTGTGGTCAAGCCACTACATGACCCCAGTGGTGAATTTGCGATTGTTTTATACGACCCTACAGTAGATGATGTCGCCGAGGAACCTGCTCCCAAAAGCCTAGAGGCACCGACAGAGGATACACCAAAATCGGATGAGCCAATTATGCATAAGAGTCTAGCAGACATTCTGGGACTCAAAAAGGACGTGGAAGACAGACCAAAGGTGCCTGTCGTGATTGATCCGAGACTGTGCAAAGTGCTTCGGCCACATCAAATCGAGGGTGTGAAA TTCCTTTATCGATGTGTTACTGGGCTGGTTGACAAGAACGCAAATGGGTGCATCATGGCAGACGGCATGGGACTTGGTAAAACG CTTCAATGCATCACATTGATGTGGACACTACTCAAGCAGTCATCAGAGGCCGGAAAAACTACCATTCAAAAATGCGTGATTGCATGTCCGTCAAGTTTGGTTGGTAATTGGGCCAACGAACTGG TAAAATGGCTTGGCAAGGACGCCACAACACCTTTTGCGATCGATGGAAAGGCCACAAAGGCAGAGTTAATAACCCAAATCAAACAATGGGCCATTGCATCAGGGCGTGGAATCGTCAGGCCAGTTCTTATTGTGTCCTACGAGACACTCCGTATGTATGCGGATACGTTAAATGATACACCGATCGGACTTCTTCTGTGTGACGAAGGTCATCGACTTAAAAACAAGGAAAGCTTGACATGGACTGCTTTGAATCAGCTCAATGTTACTCGCCGAGTGATTCTTTCTGGAACACCTATTCAGAATGATCTGTCTGAATACTTTGCTCTTCTTCACTTCGCAAATCCAAATCTTCTCGGCTCTCAAGCCGAGTTCCGGAAAAGGTTCGAACTACCGATTCTCCGGGGTCGTGATGCTGCAGGTACAgacgaagaaaagaagcTGGGAGATGAACGATTACAGGAGCTCTCGGGAATTGTCAACAAGTTCATTATTCGCCGAACCAATGAGCTACTCTCAAAATACTTGCCCGTCAAGTATGAGCATGTTGTGTTCTGTAACATGTCACAGTTCCAGCGCGGTCTATACAACCATTTCATTAAGAGCCCGGAGATCCAGAGTCTTCTTCGCGGTAAAGGCAGCCAGCCGCTGAAAGCAATTGGTCTTTTGAAAAAGCTTTGCAATCATCCGGATTTACTTGATCTAGCGAACGACCTTCCTGGATGCGAGCACACCTTCCCTGAGGACTATTCACCCCCCGATACCCGAGGTCGCGATAGAGAAATCAAGAGTTGGTACTCTGGCAAGATGATGGTGCTCGACCGTATGCTAGCCCGAATTCGACAAGACACTAACGACAAGATCGTCCTTATCAGCAATTACACTCAGACCCTGGATCTTTTCGAAAAGCTCTGCCGGTCGCGCGGTTACGGCTCCCTGCGCCTCGACGGTACTATGAACATCAAGAAACGCACAAAGCTAGTCGACAAGTTCAATGACCCCGACGGTCAGGAATTTGTGTTCCTCCTGAGTAGCAAAGCAGGTGGATGTGGACTGAATCTAATCGGCGCCAACCGGCTGGTCTTATTTGATCCAGACTGGAACCCAGCCGCTGACCAGCAAGCGCTCGCACGAGTGTGGCGAGACGGACAGAAGAAAGATTGTTTCGTCTACCGGTTCATTGCAACAGGCTCAATTGAAGAGAAGATCTTCCAGCGCCAGTCCCACAAACAGTCCCTTTCATCATGCGTCGTGGACTCCGCGGAAGATGTCGAGCGTCATTTCTCTCTCGACTCCCTGCGAGAACTCTTTCAATTCAAACCAGATACTCGGAGTGACACTCACGACACTTTCAAGTGCAAGCGGTGTCGGCCGGATGGCTCGCAATATATCAAAGCCCCCGCAATGATGTATGGCGATACTAGTTCGTGGAATCATTTTGTCAATACTGGTGAAAAGGGACCTCTCAACCAAATCCAGGATCTGCTTCTCCGGCAAGAAACTGGGGAACAGGATGTTTCGGCTATTTTCCAGTACATCAGTCACTGA
- a CDS encoding Aminoglycoside phosphotransferase, with protein MRGLLPQFISRQYRDGPFVLTLTDLHASSIFVDENWHITSLIDLEWVCSLPIELQTPPYWLTGRPIDDIEHGEHFDTFQEVMTEFITFFEEQEQILQTSDVSQAEIMRKSWDRGSFWYVQAVNSPTGLLRVFNEHIQRMFCENHCTQCVFDQTVSPYWSVGAEEFFQTKVKPEAECKERITKRFGEVEQKS; from the coding sequence ATGCGTGGTCTCTTGCCTCAATTCATCTCCCGTCAATACCGCGATGGGCCATTTGTGCTTACGCTTACGGATCTCCATGCCAGTAGCATCTTTGTTGATGAAAATTGGCATATTACGTCCTTAATTGACTTGGAATGGGTATGTTCTTTACCAATTGAGTTACAAACACCGCCTTACTGGTTGACTGGTCGACCAATTGATGACATTGAACACGGAGAACATTTTGACACTTTTCAAGAAGTCATGACTGAATTCATTACTTTCTTTGAAGAACAAGAGCAAATTCTACAGACTTCGGATGTTTCTCAGGCCGAGATCATGCGGAAGTCCTGGGACAGAGGTAGCTTTTGGTACGTCCAGGCCGTCAATAGCCCGACAGGTCTCCTTCGGGTATTCAATGAGCATATCCAACGCATGTTCTGTGAGAATCATTGCACTCAGTGTGTGTTTGATCAGACTGTCAGTCCATACTGGTCTGTCGGGGCTGAAGAATTCTTCCAAACTAAAGTGAAGCCAGAGGCAGAATGCAAGGAACGAATTACGAAGCGGTTTGGTGAAGTTGAACAGAAAAGCTGA
- a CDS encoding Mitochondrial carrier protein: MAADFWAGYISGAVGIIIGNPLDVIKVRLQAGGSHTDASSVRSSRFERASSLVRGAAAPILGYGALNAILFVAYNRSLAALDGSVTDPTNPVGVSAYKIWLAGAAGGLASWSISSPTEFIKCRAQLDRRPEVSSWAVAKDIFQTRGWRGLYFGGGITSARDSIGYGFYFWSYELSKRFLDSDDDGSHQIALKILLCGGIAGVVTWGSVFPLDVIKTRLQAQTITDHSPGTIESQSLLRPQRHTLNSFQIVKETYRAEGIKAFYRGLGVCSVRAFIVNAVQWAAYEWLMKSFNHSWGAQVETQEPITGL, encoded by the exons ATGGCCGCAGACTTTTGGGCCGGCTACATCAGCGGAGCCGTTGGGATCATCATTGGCAATCCTCTCGATGTCATCAAAGTCCGGCTACAGGCCGGAGGCTCACATACAGATGCATCATCGGTACGTTCAAGCCGCTTTGAAAGAGCAAGCTCTCTTGTGCGAG GCGCAGCTGCTCCGATCTTAGGCTATGGAGCTCTCAATGCTATTCTTTTTGTCGCTTACAATCGATCCTTAGCAGCATTGGACGGGTCCGTGACGGATCCCACCAATCCCGTGGGGGTCTCGGCTTACAAGATTTGGCTGGCCGGTGCCGCAGGCGGACTGGCTAGCTGGTCCATTTCATCTCCAACGGAGTTCATCAAGTGTCGGGCGCAGCTGGATCGCCGGCCCGAAGTCTCCTCGTGGGCGGTGGCCAAGGACATCTTCCAAACCCGCGGTTGGAGGGGTCTCTACTTTGGGGGCGGGATTACTAGCGCCAGAGATTCAATTGGCTATGGATTCTA TTTCTGGTCCTACGAACTTTCCAAACGATTTTTGGACTCTGATGATGATGGTTCACACCAGATTGCTTTGAAGATTCTGCTATGCGGTGGCATTGCCGGCGTTGTCACTTGGGGCTCGGTGTTTCCATTAGATGTGATTAAGACTCGGCTACAGGCACAGACAATTACAGATCATTCGCCCGGGACAATCGAGAGCCAGTCTCTACTACGGCCACAGCGTCACACGCTGAATTCTTTCCAAATTGTGAAGGAGACATATCGTGCCGAGGGTATCAAGGCATTCTATCGTGGCCTTGGAGTCTGCAGTGTAAGAGCGTTCATTGTGAATGCTGTTCAG TGGGCGGCATATGAATGGTTGATGAAGAGCTTTAATCATTCCTGGGGCGCACAAGTGGAAACCCAAGAGCCCATAACGGGCTTGTAA
- a CDS encoding Zinc finger, U1-type — protein MGALRKVKNKRRTRDYDQVIADIKTPRHLQKYKDSKDVEDLPGLGKFYCTECSKWFESDYNLKAHAKGKNHKRRLRILRDEPHSQLLAERAVGLGLIDNGKREENPDDMKE, from the exons ATGGGTGCCCTTAGAAAAGTCAAGAACAAGCGTCGCACTAG AGACTACGATCAAGTCATTGCGGATATTAAGACTCCCCGTCATCTCCAGAAGTATAAGGACTCGAAAGATGTGGAGGACCTGCCTGGTCTAGGCAAGTTCTACTGCACGGAATGCTCCAAATGGTTTGAGAGCGACTACAACCTCAAGGCCCACGCCAAGGGCAAGAACCACAAGCGGAG ACTCCGTATCCTGCGCGATGAGCCTCACAGCCAATTGCTTGCCGAGCGTGCGGTCGGACTGGGTTTAATTGATAACGGCAAGCGCGAAGAAAACCCCGACGATATGAAGGAGTGA